The following are from one region of the Pygocentrus nattereri isolate fPygNat1 chromosome 20, fPygNat1.pri, whole genome shotgun sequence genome:
- the LOC108440716 gene encoding BOLA class I histocompatibility antigen, alpha chain BL3-6-like isoform X1: MKSLLLLIFSLHLASAAHHSLQFFLTGITQGINIPEFTAVAQVDGLQSGYYDSNSRKVTLTGEWIKDNRDEQHWKEVTKKSLRFQEDFRIFLDKTVQLFNHTVGIHTCQWMSGCELNDDGTRRGYSRYGYDGEDFLSLDLNNLTWTAVNQKALAAKREWEKTDKATNQKNFLENICIEWLQKYVEYGRATLERKVPPEASLFQKDSSSPVVCHATGFFPKAVNISWQKNGEDLHEDVELRETLPNQDGTFQKRSVLTVSPEELDKHHYTCIIQHSSLEKEMVLQVSDLRVSGGVWMGIIVAAVVTVLIIICVFVWMKKKKKKKKKKKQPSGKRRK, from the exons CCCACCACTCACTGCAGTTCTTCCTCACTGGCATCACACAAGGGATCAACATCCCAGAGTTCACTGCTGTTGCTCAGGTGGATGGACTTCAAAGCGGGTACTATGACAGTAACAGCAGAAAAGTGACCCTAACAGGAGAGTGGATAAAGGACAATAGGGATGAACAGCACTGGAAAGAGGTCACAAAAAAGTCACTTCGCTTTCAGGAGGACTTCAGAATCTTTTTAGATAAAACAGTGCAGCTCTTCAATCACACTGTAg GAATTCACACGTGTCAGTGGATGTCTGGCTGTGAACTGAATGATGATGGAACTAGGAGAGGATACAGCCGATACGGTTACGATGGAGAAGATTTCCTCAGTCTGGATCTGAACAATCTCACCTGGACTGCAGTTAATCAGAAAGCTCTTGCTGCCAAACGGGAGTGGGAGAAGACAGATAAAGCCACAAATCAAAAGAACTTCCTGGAGAACATCTGTATCGAGTGGTTACAGAAGTATGTGGAGTATGGCAGAGCCACTCTGGAGAGGAAAG ttCCTCCTGAGGCGTCTCTGTTCCAGAAGGACTCTTCTTCTCCAGTGGTGTGTCATGCTACAGGTTTCTTCCCCAAAGCAGTGAACATCTCCTGGCAGAAGAATGGAGAGGATCTGCATGAGGACGTGGAGCTCAGAGAGACGCTACCCAACCAGGATGGGACCTTCCAGAAGAGGAGCGTTCTGACCGTCTCACCTGAGGAGCTGGACAAACACCACTACACCTGCATCATTCAGCACAGCAGCCTGGAGAAGGAGATGGTGCTGCAGGTGTCTGATCTCAGGG TTTCAGGTGGAGTCTGGATGGGTATCATCGTTGCTGCAGTAGTGACTGTCCTCATCAtcatctgtgtttttgtgtggatgaagaagaagaagaagaagaagaagaagaagaagcagccgTCTGGTAAGAGAAGGAAATAA
- the LOC108440716 gene encoding BOLA class I histocompatibility antigen, alpha chain BL3-6-like isoform X2 has translation MKSLLLLIFSLHLASAAHHSLQFFLTGITQGINIPEFTAVAQVDGLQSGYYDSNSRKVTLTGEWIKDNRDEQHWKEVTKKSLRFQEDFRIFLDKTVQLFNHTVGIHTCQWMSGCELNDDGTRRGYSRYGYDGEDFLSLDLNNLTWTAVNQKALAAKREWEKTDKATNQKNFLENICIEWLQKYVEYGRATLERKVPPEASLFQKDSSSPVVCHATGFFPKAVNISWQKNGEDLHEDVELRETLPNQDGTFQKRSVLTVSPEELDKHHYTCIIQHSSLEKEMVLQVSDLRVSGGVWMGIIVAAVVTVLIIICVFVWMKKKKKKKKKKKQPSGQK, from the exons CCCACCACTCACTGCAGTTCTTCCTCACTGGCATCACACAAGGGATCAACATCCCAGAGTTCACTGCTGTTGCTCAGGTGGATGGACTTCAAAGCGGGTACTATGACAGTAACAGCAGAAAAGTGACCCTAACAGGAGAGTGGATAAAGGACAATAGGGATGAACAGCACTGGAAAGAGGTCACAAAAAAGTCACTTCGCTTTCAGGAGGACTTCAGAATCTTTTTAGATAAAACAGTGCAGCTCTTCAATCACACTGTAg GAATTCACACGTGTCAGTGGATGTCTGGCTGTGAACTGAATGATGATGGAACTAGGAGAGGATACAGCCGATACGGTTACGATGGAGAAGATTTCCTCAGTCTGGATCTGAACAATCTCACCTGGACTGCAGTTAATCAGAAAGCTCTTGCTGCCAAACGGGAGTGGGAGAAGACAGATAAAGCCACAAATCAAAAGAACTTCCTGGAGAACATCTGTATCGAGTGGTTACAGAAGTATGTGGAGTATGGCAGAGCCACTCTGGAGAGGAAAG ttCCTCCTGAGGCGTCTCTGTTCCAGAAGGACTCTTCTTCTCCAGTGGTGTGTCATGCTACAGGTTTCTTCCCCAAAGCAGTGAACATCTCCTGGCAGAAGAATGGAGAGGATCTGCATGAGGACGTGGAGCTCAGAGAGACGCTACCCAACCAGGATGGGACCTTCCAGAAGAGGAGCGTTCTGACCGTCTCACCTGAGGAGCTGGACAAACACCACTACACCTGCATCATTCAGCACAGCAGCCTGGAGAAGGAGATGGTGCTGCAGGTGTCTGATCTCAGGG TTTCAGGTGGAGTCTGGATGGGTATCATCGTTGCTGCAGTAGTGACTGTCCTCATCAtcatctgtgtttttgtgtggatgaagaagaagaagaagaagaagaagaagaagaagcagccgTCTG gACAGAAATAA
- the LOC108440716 gene encoding BOLA class I histocompatibility antigen, alpha chain BL3-6-like isoform X3, with protein sequence MKSLLLLIFSLHLASAAHHSLQFFLTGITQGINIPEFTAVAQVDGLQSGYYDSNSRKVTLTGEWIKDNRDEQHWKEVTKKSLRFQEDFRIFLDKTVQLFNHTVGIHTCQWMSGCELNDDGTRRGYSRYGYDGEDFLSLDLNNLTWTAVNQKALAAKREWEKTDKATNQKNFLENICIEWLQKYVEYGRATLERKVPPEASLFQKDSSSPVVCHATGFFPKAVNISWQKNGEDLHEDVELRETLPNQDGTFQKRSVLTVSPEELDKHHYTCIIQHSSLEKEMVLQVSDLRGGVWMGIIVAAVVTVLIIICVFVWMKKKKKKKKKKKQPSGKRRK encoded by the exons CCCACCACTCACTGCAGTTCTTCCTCACTGGCATCACACAAGGGATCAACATCCCAGAGTTCACTGCTGTTGCTCAGGTGGATGGACTTCAAAGCGGGTACTATGACAGTAACAGCAGAAAAGTGACCCTAACAGGAGAGTGGATAAAGGACAATAGGGATGAACAGCACTGGAAAGAGGTCACAAAAAAGTCACTTCGCTTTCAGGAGGACTTCAGAATCTTTTTAGATAAAACAGTGCAGCTCTTCAATCACACTGTAg GAATTCACACGTGTCAGTGGATGTCTGGCTGTGAACTGAATGATGATGGAACTAGGAGAGGATACAGCCGATACGGTTACGATGGAGAAGATTTCCTCAGTCTGGATCTGAACAATCTCACCTGGACTGCAGTTAATCAGAAAGCTCTTGCTGCCAAACGGGAGTGGGAGAAGACAGATAAAGCCACAAATCAAAAGAACTTCCTGGAGAACATCTGTATCGAGTGGTTACAGAAGTATGTGGAGTATGGCAGAGCCACTCTGGAGAGGAAAG ttCCTCCTGAGGCGTCTCTGTTCCAGAAGGACTCTTCTTCTCCAGTGGTGTGTCATGCTACAGGTTTCTTCCCCAAAGCAGTGAACATCTCCTGGCAGAAGAATGGAGAGGATCTGCATGAGGACGTGGAGCTCAGAGAGACGCTACCCAACCAGGATGGGACCTTCCAGAAGAGGAGCGTTCTGACCGTCTCACCTGAGGAGCTGGACAAACACCACTACACCTGCATCATTCAGCACAGCAGCCTGGAGAAGGAGATGGTGCTGCAGGTGTCTGATCTCAGGG GTGGAGTCTGGATGGGTATCATCGTTGCTGCAGTAGTGACTGTCCTCATCAtcatctgtgtttttgtgtggatgaagaagaagaagaagaagaagaagaagaagaagcagccgTCTGGTAAGAGAAGGAAATAA